One genomic segment of Anaerolineae bacterium includes these proteins:
- a CDS encoding HNH endonuclease gives MKPFAYDLDEADIKKERRKARELRVSQWWKRRCAKGICYYCDRAVSPKELTMDHIVPIGRGGRSTKSNVVPSCKGCNNKKKQLLPMEWEQYLNDKQSGNDGVDHNLLI, from the coding sequence GTGAAACCGTTTGCATACGATTTAGACGAGGCGGACATAAAAAAGGAACGCCGCAAAGCAAGAGAGCTCAGGGTGTCTCAATGGTGGAAACGCCGCTGCGCGAAGGGTATATGTTATTATTGCGATCGCGCTGTTTCACCAAAAGAGCTTACCATGGACCATATTGTTCCAATAGGACGTGGCGGCAGGAGCACAAAAAGCAACGTGGTTCCATCGTGCAAGGGCTGCAACAACAAAAAAAAACAGCTTCTTCCCATGGAATGGGAGCAGTACTTAAATGACAAACAGAGTGGGAATGACGGTGTCGATCATAACCTTTTGATATGA
- a CDS encoding ATP-grasp domain-containing protein, which yields MIVSFHPLFEADKNIICAGRNPDSGDLAAIKAADAVILPQGCYKSLYNMARDNCANIFPNYDARFKYPGKIGQTKLFQNKGFLLPETVVFRDTDSFINHYGESSERLSLDFPFVFKFDWGGEGENIYLIKSVEDLQEVLQKASIYENSGQAGFLIQEYIPSQNRSLRVVVINRKIITYWRVLKNKEEFCSNLSKGAVIDFDSDPDLQETAGFSVKNFCKQTGINLAGIDILFSSDAAIKEPLFLEINYFFGRQGLGGSEKYYELLVPEIRGWIESL from the coding sequence ATGATTGTGTCCTTTCATCCATTGTTTGAAGCAGATAAAAATATTATATGTGCCGGCAGAAACCCGGATAGCGGGGATCTTGCCGCCATAAAAGCCGCTGATGCGGTAATCCTGCCCCAGGGATGCTATAAATCCCTGTACAATATGGCCCGCGACAATTGCGCGAATATCTTCCCCAATTATGATGCAAGGTTTAAATATCCAGGCAAAATCGGCCAGACAAAGCTGTTTCAGAATAAAGGGTTTTTACTTCCGGAAACAGTGGTATTTCGCGATACAGATTCTTTTATCAATCATTATGGCGAATCTTCAGAGCGACTATCTCTTGATTTTCCTTTTGTATTCAAGTTCGACTGGGGTGGAGAAGGGGAAAATATTTATTTAATAAAGTCGGTTGAAGATCTTCAGGAGGTTTTGCAAAAAGCCTCAATATATGAAAACTCAGGTCAGGCGGGTTTTTTAATACAGGAGTATATTCCATCTCAAAACAGGTCATTAAGAGTCGTCGTCATAAACCGGAAGATAATTACCTACTGGCGTGTTTTGAAAAACAAAGAAGAATTTTGCTCCAATCTCTCAAAAGGGGCTGTTATAGATTTTGATTCAGATCCGGACTTGCAGGAGACGGCCGGTTTTTCGGTAAAAAATTTCTGCAAACAGACGGGAATAAACCTTGCCGGCATTGATATTTTATTTTCATCAGATGCTGCAATAAAAGAGCCGCTTTTTCTTGAGATAAATTATTTTTTCGGCAGGCAGGGCCTTGGCGGATCTGAAAAATATTATGAGTTGCTGGTGCCGGAAATAAGAGGATGGATAGAGAGCCTGTGA